The window TGACCCAGGAGACGGCGATGAACGCGCTGCTGATCCTGTGCGTCGGCGGAGTCCTCACCGGCGCGGCGAACGCCGTGCGGGAACTCGTCAAGGAGCGCGTCATCTACCAGCGGGAGCGGGCGGTCGGCCTGTCCAGATCGGCGTACCTGATGTCCAAGGTGGTGGTGCTGGGGACGGTCACCGTGCTGCAGGCGGTCGTGCTGACCCTGGTCGCCCTGCTCGGCGTCGATCTCAACGCACCGGGTGGCGAAGGCGTGTTGATGCCGCCGCTCGTCGAAATCACCGTGGCCGTCGCCCTGCTGGCGTTCACGGCGATGATGCTCGGCCTGCTCGTCTCGGCGCTGGTGCGCAAGGAGGAGGTGACGATGCCGCTGCTGGTGCTGCTCGCCATCGTCCAGGTCGTCTTCTGCGGCGCCCTGCTGAAGCTGCACGGCGTGCCAGGACTTGAACAGCTGTCCTGGCTGGTGCCCTCGCGCTGGGCGCTCGGCGCGATGGCCGGCACCGTCGAACTGTCCCGGATCGTGCCCGGCGAGCTGACCGGCGATCCCCTGTTCGAGCACTCGGCCGGCGTGTGGCTGTTCAACGTGGCCATGCTGGTCGTGCTCTCCGGGGCCTTCGGCTACCTCGTCTCCCGGCTGCTGCGCCGGCACGAACCCGTAGTGATGCGGAAGTAGGAGGTCCAGACGATGGCTTCCCCCGGCTTCCGGCCCACCCACGTCGTCCCCCGGTACGGCATGCCCGCCTGGGAGGCCCCCGATCCCGCCCGGCCCACCGTGCCCCTCGACCCGTTCCTGCCCATCCAGCTCGTCGAACGGCGCGGCGACTGGGGGCACATCGTGTGCGCCAACGGCTGGTCGGCCTGGGTCGACGGCCGCTTCCTGGTCGCCGTACCCCAGGACCCGCCCACCGCCGACGGCGGACCGCTCACCCGCACCGCCGACCCGCGCCCCCTGCTCTCCCGCGCCGATCAGGCGCTGACCGCCTACCGGTCCGCGGTCGAGGACCTGGCGGCCGGCGACCTGGACGGCGAGACCTTCCGCGTCCGTACGCGGGGACTGCGGATCGGGGTCGTCGTCGACGGGGAGTCCGTGTGGCTGTACGACGCCGACCGCGGACGGTGGGTGTACGCGCAGGGCGACCGGCTGAGCACCTACACGATCGACGACGGACCCCGCGACCAGGCGGACCACGGACACGCCCCGACCCAGATCGTGACGACCGATGACCCGTGACACGAGCCTCTTCTCGGGCCGGCCCTCCGAGCTGATCGGCCGGAAGGTCGCCGGCTACCGCATCGAGCGCGAGATCGGCCGGGGCGGCATGGCCGTGGTCTACCGCGCCCGGGACCTGCGCCTGGAGCGCACCGTCGCGTTGAAGCTCCTCGCCCCCGAACTCGCCCGCAACGACACCTTCCGCCGCCGCTTCAGCCACGAGTCCCGGGTGGCCGCCGCGATCGACCATCCGCACATCGTGCCGGTCTTCGAGGCGGGCGAGACGGACGGTGTCCTGTACATCGCCATGCGCTACGTCGAGGGCAGCGACCTGCGCCATCTCCTCGACCGCGGGCGCCCGTTGCCGCCCGCGACGACCCTGCGCATCGCCGTACAGGTCGCCTCCGCCCTCGACGCGGCGCACGAGCACGGGCTGGTCCACCGGGACGTCAAACCCGGCAACATCCTCGTCTCGCGCGGCACCGACAGCGACCACCCCGAGCACGTCTACCTCACCGACTTCGGCCTGACGAAGAAGTCGCTGTCCCTGACCGGCTTCACGAGCGTCGGCCAGTTCGTCGGCACGCTGGACTACGTGGCCCCCGAGCAGATCTCGGGCCGGCCGGTCGACGCGCGCTGCGACGTCTACGGGCTCGCCTGCGTGCTCTACGAGTGCCTGGCCGGCTGCCCGCCGTTCCGCCGCGACGACGACATGGCCCTGCTGTGGGCCCACCAGTACGACGAGCCGCCGCCCCTGACCGAGGCCCGCCCGGACTTCGCTGCGTCCGTCGACGCCGTGTTCGCCACGGCGCTGGCCAAGAACCCCGACGACCGCCACGACTCCTGCCTCGCCCTCGTCGCCGACCTGCGCTCCGCCGTGGCCGGTGGCACGGACACGGAGCGCGCGCCGACGGAGGTGGACCTCAAGGCCGTAGCGCAGCCGAACGAGCCCGCGCAGGACGTCCCGAAACCACCACCCCGCTGGGCCGAGCCGGTCTTTCGTCGGTGAACGCGAGCCCGCCCTTCGTTGACACGGGCCGTTGCGCGGACGTCATCGTTCCCAGAGCGCCGCGACCGCGCCCCTGTGCCGCACCGGCCGCGCCAGCAGCCCGCCGAGGAACCCGGCGACCAGCCCCCACAGCAGCGCCAGCCCGAACGCGGTCCACACCTCGGGCTTCAGGAACAGCTCGCCGCCCAGATCCCCGCCCAGGTCGCCGATGCCCAGGACCGACAGGCCGTAGTGCGCGGAGATCCGGCCGACGAGGCAGATCATCAGGACCGTGAGCGCGAGAGCGACCGCCATGTGGAGGGCGTGCTGCCAGGCGCGCATCCGGGCGGGTGAGCGCCGCGCCATCACGAACGCGACCGCCAGCAGCAGCACCGCGTCGACGGCGACCAGCCACCACACCCTGCCGTCGTGCTCGGCGAGCGTGCCGAGATTCAGCTCGGCGACCTCCCGGCCGCGCAGCACCTCGTCGAGGACATGCGGCATGGGCAGCCCGAACGGCCCCTCCACCCGGCCGTTCCATGTCGCGCCGAGCCCGATCGTGAGCGCGAGCCACACCAGGTTCGGCATCCCGAGCAGGATCACCGCGAGCGTCTCGACCGCATGCCCGCGTGTCGCCGCGACGACCAGGCCGATGACGACACCCAGCCCGACCCATGCGAACAGCAGCACCACCATGGCGTACGCGGCCGGCCGTACCGACTCCTGGAAGCGCAGCAGCCGGCCGGGCAGCGGAGCCCCGCGCGAGACCAGCAGGGCCAGCACCAGCACGCCCGCCAGCCACAGCAGGCCGAAGAACACCGTCGCCGGGACGTCCGTTTCGAAGCCGACCTCCGGTGAGATGCCGAACACGTCACCGAGGTCACCCAGGGCGTCCTCCCCGAGGTCGCCGAGGGAGAGGGAGAAGGTCTGGCGGGCGGCGTAGGCCAGCGCGAGCAGCCCGACCAGCCACAGCACGGCGATCCTGGCCGCCCATCCGGCGAGTTCCCCGGGGCCGGCGACCGCCCGGTGCCGCAGCGGCCGCAGGAAACCGGCGGCCAGGACGAGGGCTCCGACGAGCGTGACGGACAGCGGGATCACGGTCAGCCCGGCGTCGGACTCGGCCAGCCCGCCGGCGTTGCCGGAGAGCTCGACCGTGCCGCCGACCGCCGTGACCACGGTCGCGGCGACGACCCGCGGGAAGGCGTTGTCCGGGAGCTCAGAGGCCCCGGCCGCCCACAGTCCCAGCGCTGCGACCACCCCCATCGAGACCAGCCCGGCCAGCACCGCGGCGAGGGCCTGGACCCAGCCATGGCTCGCCACGGCCGGACGGGTGGGGGTCAGCACGCTCACCCCGCCCACGCTATGCAGCGCCGCTGCGGTGCGCCCGCCGGGAGGTCCGTCCGCGTCGGCTTGCGGGCGGCGCGGGACCGAGGCACAGAATGGGAAAACCGCCACAAAGCGACAAGAGCTGCGAAAGACGACAACAAGGACAGTAGAAGAGGAAGAAGGCTTCGTGAGCGTCGAACCCCCGTCCTCCGGCCGCCCCACAGGACCGCCCTCGGGCCCCCTTTCGGGCCCTTCCGGCCCACCCTCGCAGCCTCCGGGCGACGGCGGTCCGGGAGGGCCCTGGCCCGAACCCCACCACCCTTGGTGGAAGTCCGTACCCCGCATCGCGGTGCTCACCGCCGTGGTGGTGGCCGCCGTGGTCCTCGCCGTCGTCCTCTCGCGAGGCGGCGGCGACACCAGCCCCGTGGCCAGCGGCGAGGTCTTCGGCCAGCCCAAGGACAAGCAGGGCCCCGACCCGTTCACCGAGTCCACGGCGGAGAAGACCTCCGCCGCGCCCGTCACCCCGTCCCCGGCCGAACCGGCGCCCACGAACTCCGTACGGCGTGTCGACGGCGGCGCACCGGGCCTGTACGGCGGCAGCCGCAACGTGGCCAGCTGCGACGTCGAGAAGCAGATCGAGTACCTCCAGGCGGACCCGGAGAAGAACAGGGCGTTCGCGTCGGTCGCCCACGTCGACGCGTCCGGCGTCCCCTCCTACCTGCGCTCGCTCACCCCGGTCCAGCTGCGTATGGACACCCGCGTCACCAACCACGGCTACCGCGACGGCGCCGCCACCAGCTACCAGGCCGTCCTCCAGGCCGGCACGGCGGTCCTCGTCGACGACCGCGGAGTGCCTCGGGTGCGCTGCGCCTGCGGCAACCCGCTGACCGATCCGGTCGCCCAGCAGGGCACGTTCAAGCGGACGGGTGAGACCTGGCCGTCGTACAGCTCCGCGAACGTCGTGGTGGTCGCGCCCTCGGTCACGATCGTCAACGTCTTCGTCATCTTCGACGTCGAGCGCGACGAGTGGATCTCCCGGCAACGCGGCGACGACGGCGGCAAGGACAAGAAGACCCGCCCGCCCGTGAGGCCCTCCCCGTCGGTGAGCGTGTCGACACCGACGTCGCCGAGCTCCCCGTCGAAGTGCGTCCCGCTGCCCGACGACGCCACGGAGATGCCCCCCGGTTCGGCCTCACCCTGCCCGCCCACGTCGACCGCCCCGTCCTCGCCCTCGACGAACCCGCAGACGTCGACGAGCGAGCCGACGACCACGAAGCCCGAAACATCCGCGTCGCCCGAGACGTCGGCTTCCACCTCCAAGCCGCCGTCGGACGGGGACACGACCGCGACGTCACAGTCGGCGTCCACCGCGAGCAGGAGTGGGAGCGTGTCGGGCTCACCCTCGCTGTGACGTACAGCGCCACCTGCATGGAGACTGCGCGGCTCCGCTCTGGGTACGAGGACTGGTGCAGCAGCGTCCGGCCAGTCCGGCTTCCGAGAGAGAAACGCATGATCGAGCACGTGGACGGGGCAGTGATTCCGACTGGTTTCGACGTGCCCGTGGAACCGCTTCGGCGGGCGGCGCACTACAGCGGTGAACCGGGATGCATCGCCGAGGCGCGGTCCTTCGCCGCGCTGTTCCTGGGCCGGCTCAGGACCGAGTGGTGCGCCACGATCGGCGAGCCCGCCGAGGACAAGGTGCTCCTGGTGGTCAGCGAGCTGGTCACCAACGCCGACCGGCACAGCAACGGCCCGTACATCCTGGACCTGGAGGGCACGGACGACGCCGTCATGGTCTCCGTGTACGACAGCAGCTCCGCCCTGCCCCGCCGCTACCCCAAGGACCCGGAGCGCGTCGGCCGCCACGGCCTGGAGATAGTGCACGCGCTCGCGGCGGAGGTCACCGTGGAAAAGGTGCCGGTCGGCAAGCGGGTGCGGGCGCTGCTGCGGCTGACCGACGAGTGACGCGGGCGGGAGACGTCGACAGGCGAACTCCGTCGGCGGGAGGGTGAGTTGGTCCTCCCGGCGATTCTCCCCAGAGCAGAACGCTGATCCCTTCCCACGAGGTTCAGGGAATCTAGTCTGAAGTGGTGAGCAACCAACCGCCGAACGAAGCCCGCGTCATTCCGCTGCGCCCGCCTGCCGTGCGCCCGGCCGCCGCTCCGTCACCGCAGGGGGAGACCAAGGAACCCCTGTGGCGCGACCTGGTCGGCGACGTCCTGCGCCGCGAGCGCCTGACTCAGGAGCGCACGCTCAAGGACGTGGCCGACGCGGCCCGGATCTCCATGCCGTATCTCTCGGAGGTGGAGCGGGGCCGCAAGGAGGCCTCCTCGGAGGTCCTCGCGGCCGCCGCCCACGCCCTGGGGCTCGGCCTCGGCGACCTGCTGTCCCGTGCGCAGGGCGAGCTCGTGCGGATCACCAGCCGCCGGGTGCCGGGCGCCGGCCGCAGCAGGGCCGGTTCGTCGTACGACGGGATGTGCCTGGCCGCGTGAGGACGCGCCGGCGCCTCAGACCCGCACGAGGCGCCGGCTCACCACCTCGTCGGCCAGCCCGTACGCCACCGCTTCCTGCGCGGTGAACACCTTGTCGCGGTCCATGTCCGCGCGCAGCGTGGCGATGTCGTGGTGCGTGTGCCGGGCCAGCACCTCCTCGACCTGCGAGCGGATCCGGACCATCTCCTTGGCCTGGAGAGCGAGATCGGACACCACGCCCCGGCTGCCGCCGCTGGCGGGCTGACCGAGCAGCACGCGCGCGTGCTCCAGCACGAACCGCCGGCCCGGGTCCCCTCCGGCCAGCAGTACGGCCGCCGTTGACGCCGCCTGGCCCACGCAGAACGTGGAGATCGGCGCCTGCACGTACGTCATCGTGTCGTAGATCGCCATGAGCGAAGTGAACGAGCCGCCGGGGGAGTTGATGTAGATGGCGACCTCGCTCTCCGGCGCCGCCGACTCCAGATGGAGCAGTTGCGCGATGACGACGTTGGCGACGCCGTCGTCGATCTCCGTGCCGAGGAAGATGATCCGCTCCGACAGCAGCCGGCTGAACACGTCGTAGGACCGCTCACCCTGCGGGGTGCGCTCGACGACGTTCGGAATCGTGTAGGTCCCCATATCACAGCCCCATCCGTCGTCGGGAGGAAGCCGGGCGGACGTCCGTGAGGGACTCCACCACCCGGTCCACCATGCCGTACTCCCTGGCCTCCTCGGCCGTGAACCAGCGGTCGCGGTCGCCGTCCCGGGAGATGGTCTCCGGACTCTGGCCGGTGTGCTCCGCGGTGATCCGCTCGATGGTCTTCTTGGTGAACTCCAGGTTCTCCGCCTGGATCTCGATGTCCGCGGTGGTGCCGCCGATGCCCGCCGACGGCTGGTGCATCATGATCCGCGCGTTCGGCAGCGCGCACCGCTTGCCCTCGGCGCCGACGCTCAGCAGGAACTGGCCCATGCTGGCCGCGAAGCCCATGGCGAGCGTCGACACGTCGTTCGGGATCAGCCGCATCGTGTCGTAGATGGCGAGGCCGGCGTGCACCGAGCCGCCGGGGCTGTTGATGTACAGGGCGATGTCGGTGCGCGGGTCCTCCGCGGACAGGATCAGCAGCTGGGCGCAGACCCGGTTCGCGGAGACCTCGTCGACCTGGGTGCCCAGCAGGACGATGCGCTGCGCCAGCAGCTGGGACGCGAGCTGGTCGTCGAAGCGGGTGGGAGGGGTGTCGCCCTCCTCCGCCCGCGGGGCGAGCGTGGTCGGTGGTGTCATCGGTTCTCCTCGTCGTGGCGGGGATGCCGTCGACTCCACTGTCGACCGCGGACGGGGCCGGAACGCGGTTTCTCTGCCCGGGGCAGATTCGCCACGGGCAGAGCGCCGGGTCAGCCCTTCTCGCGCAACTGCCGGAAGAACGCCCGTACGTCCTCCACCAGCAGGTCGGGCTCCTCCATCGCCGCGAAGTGCCCGCCCCGGTCGAGCTCCGTCCAGCGCACGATGTTCTCCGTCCGCTCCGCCTTGTGGCGCAGCGGGATCTGCGGATCGCCGGGGAAGGAGGCCACCGCGGTCGGGGCGGTCGAGGGCTCGTGCGGAGCGGCGATCCGGTCGCCCGTGGCGTGGGCGCGCTCGTAGTAGATCCGGGCGGACGAACCGGCCGTGCCCGTCAGCCAGTACAGCATCACGTTCGTGAGCATCAGGTCCCGGTCCACGGCCTCCTCGGGCAGCTGCCCGGAGTCCGTCCACTCCTGGAACTTCTCGACGATCCAGGCGAGTTGGCCGACCGGGGAGTCGGTGAGTGCGTACGACAGGGTCTGCGGCCGCGTGGACTGCACATGGAAGTAGCCCGTCCCGTCGCGGAACCAATCGGCCCACCGCCGCCACGAGGTGAGCGCGCGCTCGCGCTCCTGCGGGCTCAGCGCCTGAAGCTCCTCGGGGGTCGGCTCGGTGGCCGCCTGCGCACCGGGCAGCAGGTTGAGGTGGATGCCGATGGACCGGTCGGGGTGGACGCGGCCCAGCTCGCGGGAGATGCCGGCGCCCCAGTCGCCGCCCTGGGCGCCGAACCGCTGGTAGCCCAGGCGTGTCATCAACTCGGCCCACGCGTCGGCGATCCGGCGCGCCTCCCAGCCCGTCTCCCGGGTGGGCCCGGAGAACCCGAAGCCGGGGATGCTCGGCAGCACGACGTGGAAGGCGTCGGCGGGGTCACCGCCGTGCGCCGCGGGATCCGTCAACGGCCCCACGATGTCGAGGAACTCGACGATCGAGCCCGGCCAGCCGTGCGTGATGATCAGCGGGGTGGCATCGGGCTCGGGGGAGCGGACATGAGCGAAGTGCACATGCGCGCCGTCGATCTCGGTCGTGAACTGCGGCCACTCGTTCAGCCGCGCCTCTGCGGCCCGCCAGTCGTAATCGTGCCGCCAGTACCGCACCAGCTCGCGCAGATACTCCGACGGAACTCCGTACGCCCATCCCACCCCGGGCAGTTCATCCGGCCACCGGGTGGCGTCGAGGCGACGGTGGAGGTCGTCCAGGTCGCTCTGCGGGATGTCGATACGGAAGGGGTGGATGCCGCTGTCGGCGGGCGAAGACGTCATGAACGGGATGCTAGTGCGGAAGGGTGTAGCGGCCATCTGGATTAATCGGCCACGCGACCGATGAGTTCCGGGGCGAGGATCGGTCGACACAGATGACAGCGTTCCGCACGCCCAGGAGGTACTCATGGCAACCGACGGATTCACCACGTGTCTCTGGTTCGACGGCCAGGCCGAGGAGGCCGCCCATTTCTACGTCTCGATCTTCAAGAACTCCAGCGTCGGCAAGCTCGCCCGCTACCCCGAGGGAGCGATGCAGCCCGCCGGCAGCGTGATGACCGTCGAGTTCACGGCCAACGGCCACAAGTTCCTCGGGCTCAACGGCGGCCCCCAGTTCAAGTTCACCGAGGCGACCTCCTTCATGATCTTCTGCGAGAACCAGGAGGAGATCGACTACTACTGGGCCAAGCTCACCGAGAACGGCGGCGAACCCGGCCCGTGCGGCTGGCTCAAGGACAGGTACGGCGTGTCCTGGCAGGTCGTCCCGGACCGGCTCCAGGAGATGATCACCGACCCCGACCCGGCGAAGGCGGCCCGCGTGACCGAGGCGTTCATGGCCATGAGCAAGTTCGACATCGCCGCCCTGGACAAGGCCTACGCGGGCGAGTGAGCCCGGCCTACGGACTCTCGCGGATCGCCCGAGTGATCTCCAGGGTGATCCGCAGGATCCCGGGGGAGCGGACCGGACAGGGCTTCGGTGTCGAGGTCGTGGGCGCCAGACAGAAGTGCAGGTAGTCGTCGTCGCGGTGCAGCGCCGTCCGGTCGCGGCCCGGCTGAGTGCAGTACCCGGAGTGTTCGCGCTCGTACGCCGTGCACGGCAGGTACTGGACCCAGGAGTAACGCGCCCCGGCCGCACTCACCGCCTTGCCCGCGTCCGCGACCAGGTCGCCCGAGCCGGCGGCCTGCTCCTCGTAGAGGGCGTTGACGCGCCGGACCCGCTCGGGGGTGATCGGGTCCGGGCCCTGCGACACCCAGACGATCCGGGCGTCCCCGGCAGCGGCGATCTGGTCGGCGAGCCGCTTCATGTCGGCCGCGTACCGCGCGAAGTACTTCTCGGGGGAGGCGTCGTACGTGATCCCGTCCATGCACGGTGTGTAACCCCACGCGTTGCCCCAGAACTGCAGCACCACGAAGTCCGGCCGCAGCCGGCGCACCAGGGCCGCCGCCTTGTCCGCGACGGGGACGAGGGACCGCTTGCCCGTGCCTTCCAGGTAGTCGCACAGGGTGGTTCCCGAGTAGGGGGCGCTCGTGTACGTCGCCCGTAGGCCGCGGCGCAGCTCCTGCCCGAGTACCTTCTGCGCCTCCATCGCGAGCGAGTCGCCCAGATACAGCACGGAGGGCGCCTTCGCAGCGGGCGCCTTGGCAGAGGCGCCGGGCGAGGCGGGCGCCCGCTGGTGGGTGGTGGCCGACGCCTCCGGCACCTCGGGCGGCGCGGCGGCCTCCGGCCCGGACGCCGGGTCCCCGCACGCCCCGAGGAGCACGGCGGCCAGCAGCACCCCGACGATCCACGGCTTGCGCATACGGCAACTCCCGCCCCGGACACCGAAAACGGCTCCCCAGGCAAGCACAGCCGGGCCCACGGGGGAAGACCCGCGTCGGCCACGGAACGCCCATGGCCGACGCGGTCCTGACGGTCCTTCAGACGCGGTCCGCCGCGATCAGCAGGTACTGGAAACTGCCGTTCTTGTACGCGGTCAGGAACGTGTCCTCGATGCCCGTCACCAGGTGCTCGGCCTCGCGGCGCAGCTCCCAGTAGGGGATCGTCGCCTCGGTCAGGTCCTGTACATGGACCGGGACCAGCCGGTTGCGGGCCATGGCCCGGAAGTACGCCGAGCGTGGGTGGATGTCGCAGATGTAGTGGGCGTTGATGAGGGAGACCTCGCGGGAGGCGCGCCCGTAGGTGTCGTTGTAGCAGCCGGTGATCACCACATAGCGGCCGCCGCGGCGCAGCAGCCGGGCGTGCTCGGCGAACAGCAGGTCCAGCTCGACGTACATCGTGGACTCGTTGTTCCACGACGCCGCGAACTCTCCGGACGGCAGCCCGGTGTCGAGCATGTTGCGGCAGTGGTAGCGGACCCGGTCGTCGATGCTCCGCTTGCGGGCCTGCTCGTTCGCGAACTGGGCCTGCTTGGCGGAGAGCGTGACGCCGTCCGCCTGGCAGCCGTAGCGCAGATGCGCCACCACGCTGCCGCCGCCGCGTCCGCAGCCGGCGTCGAAGACACGATCGGTGGGCGTCAGCGGGCCCAGGTGGGTGGCGAGCAGTTCGGCCTGGGCGTGTTCCAGCCGGTGCAGTTCGGCGGTGATGCGTTCGCCGCGCAGAGCGGGATCGGGCTCGTCGAGCACGGAGCGGTCGGCGGCGCCGATGCCGTAGTGATGGTGGTACAGGTCGTCGATCTTTCCGAGTTCGAGGTTGACCGGGTTCTCCTCGGCGTTCCAGTAGTCCGCGACGCGGGTCTGGTACGTGGACTGGGACGGCACCGGTGCTGCGGCGGTGCCGGCTTCGGGGGCGATGGTCAACGGTGACTCCTTGTGCCGTTGTATCTGACGCTCTGTCATTCAGTCGCGCTCTACCAGTAGTTGGGCAGGTGGTAGCGGTGGGTGTTGGTGGCGTGCCACTCGTGGTTGCCGGCCACCCAGTCGGACAGCCCTCGCGTGTAGCGCTCCACGAGGGGTGAGGTGGCGGACAGCAGGGCCGACTCCTCCTCGTAGGCCTCCATGATCCGGTTGTGGATCTCGACGGCCTTCAGATACGCGGCCTTGAGCCCGCATCGCTCGTTCGCGGCGATGACCTGCGGCAGGTTGAGATGCGTCGGGTCGCTGGCCAGTTCCTTGGTGAAGGAGTACAGGTCGTTGACGATCGTGGTGGCGTTGGCGGCGAGCGCGGTGATGCGCTGGATCTCGGGGCGGGCGTACACCGCCTCGGGCAGCTCGTAGCCGTCGATGGCGTCGACGATCGACAGACAGGGACGGAAGTTGTTGAACTGCCGCATCACCAGGTACTCCCACACCCGGGGCGTGTACCGGGTCTCGCCCCAGGCCGCCTCGCCCAGGTAGCCGAGGTGCAGCCGGGCGAGATCGTGCACGAGCCGGTCGGTCTGGCTGGGCGTGGCGACGACGGCGTAGTCCTTCAGGGCCCAGTGGTACGACCGCAGCGGGCCGTCCCTCTGCATGCCGTGCAGCCACTCCTCCTGCAGCTCCGGTGTGCCGTGGTACGGGTCCAGCGCAGACTGGGCCATGATCAGCCGCCCGCCGAGCCCGCTCCTCGACCCGCCCTTGTCCTCGTCCTCCTCGCAGTAGCAGTTGTCGACGATGTTCTCGGCCAGCAGCAGCTTCCCGGCCACCGTCAGGCGCTCCAGGTCGGCCGCGGCCGGGTGCTGGAGCACCACCGCCCGGCCGAACTGGAACCCCGAGAAGTCCCCCGACCAGGCCTGCGGGAACAGGTCCAGGCGCCCGGCCCAGGCCTCCAGCCTGCGGTCGATCTCCTCGACCTTCTCGGGGTCCGCGGGGGCGACCGACCGGTATCTGAGGCCGGGGATCGCACCGCCGCGCCGGGTCCGCACGGTGCGCGCGAGGTTGGGCGGACCGGGCAGCGGCATCGCGGAGGCGGCGGTGGTCGGGGCCGTGCTCATCGGGTGCTCCATGCGGTCACTCGGGGATCCGGCCGATCTGGGCGTTCTCGAGGATTCCGACCGCGTCGGGCACGAGGATCGCCATTGAGTAGTAGGCGGTGACGAGGTAGCGGATGATCGAGTTGGTGCCGATGCCCATGAACCGCACGTTCAGACCGGGCTGGTGCTCCTCGGGGATCCCGGTCTGGTACAGCCCGATGGCCCCCTGGTCGCCCTCTCCGGTGCGCAGCGCGATGATGCTGCTGGTGTGCTGCGGACTGATCGGGATCTTGTTGCAGGGGAAGATCGGGACACCACGCCAGGCAGGGATCTCGTGGCCCTCGACGCTGGCCGTGCCGGGCACCAGACCGCGCCGGTTGCACTGCCGGAAGAACGCCGCGATCGCCTTCGGATGCGCGATGAACAGCTTGGTCTTGCGGCGCATCGACAGCAGCTCGTCCATGTCGTCGGGGGTCGGCGGACCGGTGAAGGTGCTGATGCGCTGCCCGTAGTCGGCGTTGTGCAGCAGTCCGAACTCCCGGTTGTTGACCAGCTCCCACTCCTGGCGTTCGCGGATCTCCTCGATGGTCAGCCTCAGTTGCTGCTCGGTCTGGTTCATCGGGTTGTTGTAGAGGTCGGCGACCCGGGTGTGGACGCGCAGCACGGTCTGGGTCAGCGACAACTCGTACTCGCGCGGAGCGAGGTCGTAGTCCACGTAGCCGCCGTTGATGGTCGGCTCGCCGATGTGGCC of the Streptomyces sp. T12 genome contains:
- a CDS encoding serine/threonine-protein kinase, encoding MTRDTSLFSGRPSELIGRKVAGYRIEREIGRGGMAVVYRARDLRLERTVALKLLAPELARNDTFRRRFSHESRVAAAIDHPHIVPVFEAGETDGVLYIAMRYVEGSDLRHLLDRGRPLPPATTLRIAVQVASALDAAHEHGLVHRDVKPGNILVSRGTDSDHPEHVYLTDFGLTKKSLSLTGFTSVGQFVGTLDYVAPEQISGRPVDARCDVYGLACVLYECLAGCPPFRRDDDMALLWAHQYDEPPPLTEARPDFAASVDAVFATALAKNPDDRHDSCLALVADLRSAVAGGTDTERAPTEVDLKAVAQPNEPAQDVPKPPPRWAEPVFRR
- a CDS encoding streptophobe family protein, with amino-acid sequence MSVLTPTRPAVASHGWVQALAAVLAGLVSMGVVAALGLWAAGASELPDNAFPRVVAATVVTAVGGTVELSGNAGGLAESDAGLTVIPLSVTLVGALVLAAGFLRPLRHRAVAGPGELAGWAARIAVLWLVGLLALAYAARQTFSLSLGDLGEDALGDLGDVFGISPEVGFETDVPATVFFGLLWLAGVLVLALLVSRGAPLPGRLLRFQESVRPAAYAMVVLLFAWVGLGVVIGLVVAATRGHAVETLAVILLGMPNLVWLALTIGLGATWNGRVEGPFGLPMPHVLDEVLRGREVAELNLGTLAEHDGRVWWLVAVDAVLLLAVAFVMARRSPARMRAWQHALHMAVALALTVLMICLVGRISAHYGLSVLGIGDLGGDLGGELFLKPEVWTAFGLALLWGLVAGFLGGLLARPVRHRGAVAALWER
- a CDS encoding DUF6777 domain-containing protein yields the protein MSVEPPSSGRPTGPPSGPLSGPSGPPSQPPGDGGPGGPWPEPHHPWWKSVPRIAVLTAVVVAAVVLAVVLSRGGGDTSPVASGEVFGQPKDKQGPDPFTESTAEKTSAAPVTPSPAEPAPTNSVRRVDGGAPGLYGGSRNVASCDVEKQIEYLQADPEKNRAFASVAHVDASGVPSYLRSLTPVQLRMDTRVTNHGYRDGAATSYQAVLQAGTAVLVDDRGVPRVRCACGNPLTDPVAQQGTFKRTGETWPSYSSANVVVVAPSVTIVNVFVIFDVERDEWISRQRGDDGGKDKKTRPPVRPSPSVSVSTPTSPSSPSKCVPLPDDATEMPPGSASPCPPTSTAPSSPSTNPQTSTSEPTTTKPETSASPETSASTSKPPSDGDTTATSQSASTASRSGSVSGSPSL
- a CDS encoding ATP-binding protein, translated to MIEHVDGAVIPTGFDVPVEPLRRAAHYSGEPGCIAEARSFAALFLGRLRTEWCATIGEPAEDKVLLVVSELVTNADRHSNGPYILDLEGTDDAVMVSVYDSSSALPRRYPKDPERVGRHGLEIVHALAAEVTVEKVPVGKRVRALLRLTDE
- a CDS encoding helix-turn-helix domain-containing protein — encoded protein: MSNQPPNEARVIPLRPPAVRPAAAPSPQGETKEPLWRDLVGDVLRRERLTQERTLKDVADAARISMPYLSEVERGRKEASSEVLAAAAHALGLGLGDLLSRAQGELVRITSRRVPGAGRSRAGSSYDGMCLAA
- a CDS encoding ClpP family protease, which codes for MGTYTIPNVVERTPQGERSYDVFSRLLSERIIFLGTEIDDGVANVVIAQLLHLESAAPESEVAIYINSPGGSFTSLMAIYDTMTYVQAPISTFCVGQAASTAAVLLAGGDPGRRFVLEHARVLLGQPASGGSRGVVSDLALQAKEMVRIRSQVEEVLARHTHHDIATLRADMDRDKVFTAQEAVAYGLADEVVSRRLVRV
- a CDS encoding ATP-dependent Clp protease proteolytic subunit encodes the protein MTPPTTLAPRAEEGDTPPTRFDDQLASQLLAQRIVLLGTQVDEVSANRVCAQLLILSAEDPRTDIALYINSPGGSVHAGLAIYDTMRLIPNDVSTLAMGFAASMGQFLLSVGAEGKRCALPNARIMMHQPSAGIGGTTADIEIQAENLEFTKKTIERITAEHTGQSPETISRDGDRDRWFTAEEAREYGMVDRVVESLTDVRPASSRRRMGL
- a CDS encoding epoxide hydrolase family protein; the encoded protein is MTSSPADSGIHPFRIDIPQSDLDDLHRRLDATRWPDELPGVGWAYGVPSEYLRELVRYWRHDYDWRAAEARLNEWPQFTTEIDGAHVHFAHVRSPEPDATPLIITHGWPGSIVEFLDIVGPLTDPAAHGGDPADAFHVVLPSIPGFGFSGPTRETGWEARRIADAWAELMTRLGYQRFGAQGGDWGAGISRELGRVHPDRSIGIHLNLLPGAQAATEPTPEELQALSPQERERALTSWRRWADWFRDGTGYFHVQSTRPQTLSYALTDSPVGQLAWIVEKFQEWTDSGQLPEEAVDRDLMLTNVMLYWLTGTAGSSARIYYERAHATGDRIAAPHEPSTAPTAVASFPGDPQIPLRHKAERTENIVRWTELDRGGHFAAMEEPDLLVEDVRAFFRQLREKG
- a CDS encoding VOC family protein; the encoded protein is MATDGFTTCLWFDGQAEEAAHFYVSIFKNSSVGKLARYPEGAMQPAGSVMTVEFTANGHKFLGLNGGPQFKFTEATSFMIFCENQEEIDYYWAKLTENGGEPGPCGWLKDRYGVSWQVVPDRLQEMITDPDPAKAARVTEAFMAMSKFDIAALDKAYAGE